The following are from one region of the Aquipuribacter nitratireducens genome:
- a CDS encoding response regulator, whose product MATVLVVDDTPIVREQLRRAVGGLPGITRVVGAASGEEALSRWPVERPSVVLLDVRMPGIGGVETAKRLLTRHPEANVLMTTMAEDADGLARAIAAGARGYVVKDASPEELSIALAAALSEATRRQVPAQTRGRPGGSAVQLTEREVQVLDGMSRGCSNAAIGKELFLSEDTIKTHARRLFRKLDAADRAQAVATGFRLGLVR is encoded by the coding sequence GTGGCCACGGTCCTCGTCGTCGACGACACGCCCATCGTGCGTGAGCAGCTGCGCCGTGCCGTCGGCGGGCTGCCCGGCATCACGCGGGTCGTCGGGGCCGCCTCGGGGGAGGAGGCGCTGTCACGCTGGCCCGTCGAGCGCCCGAGCGTCGTGCTCCTCGACGTCCGCATGCCCGGCATCGGCGGGGTCGAGACCGCGAAGCGGCTGCTGACGCGCCACCCGGAGGCGAACGTCCTCATGACGACGATGGCGGAGGACGCCGACGGCCTCGCCCGCGCCATCGCCGCAGGCGCCCGCGGCTACGTCGTGAAGGACGCCAGCCCCGAGGAGCTGTCCATCGCGCTCGCCGCGGCTCTCAGCGAGGCCACGCGCCGACAGGTCCCCGCGCAGACGCGGGGCCGTCCGGGCGGGAGCGCCGTGCAGCTGACGGAGCGCGAGGTCCAGGTGCTCGACGGCATGTCCCGTGGCTGCAGCAACGCCGCCATCGGCAAGGAGCTGTTCCTCTCCGAGGACACGATCAAGACGCACGCCCGTCGCCTCTTCCGCAAGCTCGACGCCGCCGACCGCGCCCAGGCGGTGGCGACCGGCTTCCGCCTCGGCCTGGTCCGCTGA
- the shbA gene encoding RNA polymerase sigma factor ShbA, translating into MSHEDAPAGAGPPDGSLWSRLVTRAVAGESAAVETLIAGVRQRVHRYCRARLRGYPGAEQAADDVAQEVCVAVLTALPRYQDTGRPFEAFVFRVAGHKVADAQRQALGREQPVEELPDGHSDALADDPARSAEVSSEADRVTRLMDRLPGQQREVLVLRVAVGLSTEETAAALGMTAGAVRVAQHRALGRLRVLLAEEDAGSPGSGATGRGRR; encoded by the coding sequence ATGTCGCACGAGGACGCCCCAGCAGGCGCCGGTCCCCCTGACGGCAGCCTGTGGTCGAGGCTCGTCACGCGGGCCGTGGCCGGGGAGTCCGCAGCAGTCGAGACCCTGATCGCCGGGGTGCGGCAGCGGGTGCACCGGTACTGCCGCGCCCGGCTCCGCGGCTACCCCGGCGCCGAGCAGGCCGCGGACGACGTGGCCCAGGAGGTGTGCGTTGCCGTGCTGACCGCCCTGCCCCGCTACCAGGACACCGGACGCCCGTTCGAGGCGTTCGTGTTCCGCGTGGCCGGGCACAAGGTCGCCGACGCGCAGCGCCAGGCGCTCGGGCGGGAGCAGCCGGTCGAGGAGCTCCCGGACGGGCACAGCGACGCCCTCGCCGACGACCCCGCGCGCAGCGCCGAGGTGTCCTCCGAGGCGGACCGGGTGACGCGGCTCATGGACCGGCTGCCCGGCCAGCAGCGCGAGGTGCTCGTGCTGCGGGTGGCGGTCGGTCTGTCGACCGAGGAGACGGCCGCGGCGCTCGGCATGACCGCGGGTGCGGTGCGGGTGGCGCAGCACCGGGCGCTGGGCCGGCTGCGGGTGCTGCTCGCCGAGGAGGACGCCGGCAGCCCCGGCTCCGGTGCGACCGGGCGGGGTCGTCGGTGA
- the guaB gene encoding IMP dehydrogenase, with amino-acid sequence MVNERPAAPVNAAADEVPVPDPFATVGLTYDDVLLLPGESDVVPSATSTRSRVSRRIHVEVPLLSSAMDTVTESRMAIAMARQGGLGVLHRNLSAEDQAQQVDLVKRSEAGMVTHPVTTSPDATLAEVDALCGRYRVSGLPVVDGAGVLLGIVTNRDLRFESDNTRCVRDVMTRMPLVTAPVGTSPEAAMALLARHKVEKLPLVDDSGRLRGLITVKDFTKREQYPLATKDDDGRLRVAAAIGIFEDAWKRAMLLVEAGVDLLVVDMAHGHSRAVLDMIRRLKAEPSVGGVDVVGGNVATRAAAQALVDAGVDGVKVGVGPGSICTTRVVAGVGVPQVSAIHEAAQACAPAGVPVIGDGGLQYSGDIAKALVAGADTVMLGSLLAGCEESPGELVFVNGKQYKSYRGMGSLGAQQTRAGARSFSKDRYFQNDVVADDEFVPEGVEGQVPYRGPLGAVAHQLVGGLRQSMFYVGAETVEQLKRRGRFVRITSAGLKESHPHDIRMTNEAPNYTVR; translated from the coding sequence GTGGTGAACGAGCGTCCCGCCGCCCCCGTGAACGCCGCCGCCGACGAGGTCCCTGTGCCGGACCCCTTCGCGACCGTCGGCCTCACGTACGACGACGTCCTCCTCCTGCCCGGCGAGAGCGACGTCGTGCCGAGCGCGACCTCCACCCGGTCGCGGGTGTCGCGACGGATCCACGTCGAGGTCCCGCTGCTGTCCAGCGCCATGGACACGGTGACGGAGTCCCGGATGGCCATCGCGATGGCGCGGCAGGGCGGGCTCGGTGTGCTCCACCGCAACCTGTCAGCGGAGGACCAGGCGCAGCAGGTCGACCTCGTCAAGCGGTCGGAGGCAGGCATGGTGACCCACCCCGTCACGACGAGCCCGGACGCGACCCTGGCGGAGGTCGACGCCCTGTGCGGGCGCTACCGGGTGAGCGGCCTGCCGGTCGTCGACGGGGCCGGTGTCCTCCTCGGCATCGTCACCAACCGGGACCTCCGCTTCGAGAGCGACAACACCCGCTGCGTCCGCGACGTCATGACCCGGATGCCGCTCGTTACGGCCCCCGTCGGCACCTCGCCCGAGGCGGCCATGGCGCTGCTCGCCCGGCACAAGGTCGAGAAGCTGCCGCTGGTCGACGACAGCGGGCGGCTCCGCGGCCTCATCACCGTCAAGGACTTCACGAAGCGCGAGCAGTACCCGCTCGCGACCAAGGACGACGACGGCCGGCTCCGGGTCGCGGCCGCCATCGGCATCTTCGAGGACGCCTGGAAGCGCGCGATGCTCCTCGTCGAGGCCGGCGTCGACCTCCTCGTCGTCGACATGGCCCACGGGCACTCCCGCGCGGTCCTCGACATGATCCGCCGGCTGAAGGCCGAGCCGTCGGTGGGCGGGGTCGACGTCGTCGGCGGCAACGTCGCGACCCGCGCCGCCGCGCAGGCCCTCGTCGACGCCGGTGTCGACGGCGTCAAGGTCGGCGTCGGGCCCGGCTCCATCTGCACTACCCGGGTCGTCGCGGGCGTCGGCGTGCCGCAGGTGAGCGCCATCCACGAGGCGGCGCAGGCCTGCGCCCCCGCCGGTGTGCCCGTCATCGGGGACGGTGGCCTGCAGTACTCCGGCGACATCGCGAAGGCGCTCGTCGCCGGGGCCGACACCGTGATGCTCGGCTCGCTCCTCGCCGGGTGCGAGGAGAGCCCCGGCGAGCTCGTGTTCGTCAACGGCAAGCAGTACAAGTCCTACCGCGGCATGGGCAGCCTCGGTGCGCAGCAGACCCGCGCCGGTGCCCGGTCGTTCAGCAAGGACCGCTACTTCCAGAACGACGTCGTCGCCGACGACGAGTTCGTCCCGGAGGGCGTCGAGGGGCAGGTGCCGTACCGGGGGCCGCTCGGGGCGGTGGCGCACCAGCTCGTCGGGGGGCTCCGGCAGTCGATGTTCTACGTCGGAGCAGAGACCGTCGAGCAGCTGAAGCGCCGTGGGCGCTTCGTGCGGATCACGTCGGCCGGGCTCAAGGAGAGCCACCCGCACGACATCCGCATGACGAACGAGGCGCCGAACTACACGGTCCGCTGA
- the fdhA gene encoding formaldehyde dehydrogenase, glutathione-independent, whose amino-acid sequence MAENRAVTYQGAGKVRVDEIPYPSWELKDGPGVNPDNVGRPLHHGAILKVVTTNICGSDQHMVRGRTTAPEGLALGHEITGEVVETGRDVEFIKVGDLCSVPFNIACGRCRNCKERKTGICLNVNPDRPGSAYGYVDMGGWVGGQAEYVMVPYADFNLLPFPDKDQAMSKIMDLTMLSDIFPTGFHGCVTAGVGVGSTVYIAGAGPVGLAAAAGAQLLGAAVVIVGDLVEDRLAQARSFGCETVDVSKGDPRDQIEEILGVREVDCGVDAVGFEARGHGEGAQQEAPATVLNSLMDLTAAGGALGIPGLYVTGDPGGIDEAAKKGSLSLSLGTGWAKSLSFTTGQCPVMKYNRGLMMAILHDRVQIAKAVNATRISLDEAPQGYADFDSGAAKKYVIDPHGSVAA is encoded by the coding sequence ATGGCGGAGAACCGAGCGGTCACGTACCAGGGGGCGGGCAAGGTCCGGGTCGACGAGATCCCGTACCCGAGCTGGGAGCTGAAGGACGGCCCGGGCGTGAACCCGGACAACGTCGGTCGGCCGCTGCACCACGGCGCGATCCTCAAGGTCGTCACGACCAACATCTGCGGCAGCGACCAGCACATGGTCCGCGGCCGCACGACCGCTCCCGAGGGCCTCGCCCTCGGCCACGAGATCACCGGCGAGGTCGTCGAGACCGGCCGGGACGTCGAGTTCATCAAGGTCGGCGACCTGTGCTCCGTGCCGTTCAACATCGCGTGCGGACGGTGCCGCAACTGCAAGGAGCGCAAGACCGGCATCTGCCTCAACGTCAACCCCGACCGGCCGGGCTCGGCCTACGGCTACGTCGACATGGGCGGCTGGGTGGGCGGCCAGGCGGAGTACGTCATGGTGCCGTACGCCGACTTCAACCTCCTGCCGTTCCCCGACAAGGACCAGGCCATGAGCAAGATCATGGACCTGACGATGCTGTCCGACATCTTCCCGACCGGGTTCCACGGCTGCGTGACGGCGGGGGTCGGCGTCGGGTCGACGGTCTACATCGCCGGAGCAGGACCCGTCGGCCTCGCCGCCGCGGCCGGAGCGCAGCTGCTCGGGGCGGCGGTCGTCATCGTCGGTGACCTCGTCGAGGACCGGCTCGCGCAGGCGCGCAGCTTCGGCTGCGAGACCGTCGACGTGTCGAAGGGCGACCCCCGGGACCAGATCGAGGAGATCCTCGGGGTCCGCGAGGTCGACTGCGGCGTCGACGCCGTCGGCTTCGAGGCCCGCGGTCACGGGGAGGGCGCGCAGCAGGAGGCACCTGCGACCGTCCTCAACTCGCTCATGGACCTCACGGCGGCCGGGGGCGCGCTCGGCATCCCCGGCCTCTACGTCACCGGCGACCCGGGAGGCATCGACGAGGCGGCGAAGAAGGGGTCGCTGTCGCTCAGCCTCGGCACGGGGTGGGCGAAGTCGCTGTCCTTCACGACGGGCCAGTGCCCGGTCATGAAGTACAACCGCGGCCTCATGATGGCGATCCTCCACGACCGGGTGCAGATCGCGAAGGCCGTCAACGCCACGAGGATCAGCCTCGACGAGGCGCCGCAGGGCTACGCCGACTTCGACAGCGGCGCGGCGAAGAAGTACGTCATCGACCCGCACGGGTCGGTCGCGGCCTGA
- a CDS encoding GuaB3 family IMP dehydrogenase-related protein, with amino-acid sequence MNELEIGRGKRGRRAYSLDDVAIVPSRRTRDPEDVSTAWQIDAYRFELPLLAAPMDSVMSPATAVAVGRHGGLGVLDLEGVWTRYEDPTDLLAEIASLDPAAATTRMQEIYAAPVQPDLITQRLAEVRAAGVTVAGALSPQRTQELWQTVVSAGVDLFVIRGTTVSAEHVSTRSEPLNLKRFIYELDVPVIVGGAATYTAALHLMRTGAAGVLVGFGGGAARTTRQTVGIHAPMATAIADVAAARRDYLDESGGRYVHVIADGGLGRSGAVVSAVACGADAVMLGTALARAVEAPGRGWHWGPEAHHAVLPRGERVQVGTVAPLEEILLGPGRSADGTTNLFGALRRSMATTGYLDLKEFQRVEVVVSPYRPG; translated from the coding sequence GTGAACGAGCTCGAGATCGGCCGTGGCAAGCGCGGGCGCCGCGCCTACTCCCTCGACGACGTCGCCATCGTCCCCTCCCGTCGCACCCGCGACCCGGAGGACGTCTCGACGGCGTGGCAGATCGACGCCTACCGGTTCGAGCTCCCCCTGCTCGCCGCCCCCATGGACTCCGTCATGAGCCCGGCCACCGCCGTCGCCGTCGGGCGGCACGGCGGGCTCGGTGTCCTCGACCTCGAGGGCGTGTGGACCCGCTACGAGGACCCGACCGACCTGCTGGCGGAGATCGCCTCGCTCGACCCCGCCGCCGCGACGACGCGCATGCAGGAGATCTACGCCGCCCCGGTGCAGCCGGACCTCATCACGCAGCGGCTCGCGGAGGTCCGGGCGGCCGGCGTCACCGTGGCGGGGGCGCTCAGCCCCCAGCGCACGCAGGAGCTGTGGCAGACGGTCGTCAGCGCCGGCGTCGACCTCTTCGTCATCCGCGGGACCACCGTGTCCGCGGAGCACGTGTCCACCCGCAGCGAACCCCTCAACCTCAAGCGCTTCATCTACGAGCTCGACGTGCCCGTCATCGTGGGCGGCGCGGCGACGTACACCGCGGCGCTCCATCTCATGCGGACGGGCGCGGCGGGCGTGCTCGTCGGCTTCGGCGGCGGAGCCGCGCGCACCACCCGGCAGACCGTCGGCATCCACGCGCCCATGGCCACGGCCATCGCCGACGTCGCCGCCGCCCGCCGGGACTACCTCGACGAGTCCGGCGGCCGCTACGTCCACGTCATCGCCGACGGCGGGCTCGGGCGCAGCGGGGCGGTCGTGAGCGCGGTCGCGTGCGGCGCCGACGCCGTCATGCTCGGCACGGCCCTGGCCCGTGCCGTCGAGGCGCCGGGGCGGGGCTGGCACTGGGGCCCGGAGGCGCACCACGCGGTGCTGCCGCGCGGCGAGCGGGTGCAGGTCGGGACCGTGGCGCCGCTGGAGGAGATCCTCCTCGGCCCGGGGCGCAGCGCCGACGGCACGACCAACCTGTTCGGTGCGCTCCGCCGGTCCATGGCGACGACCGGCTACCTCGACCTCAAGGAGTTCCAGCGGGTCGAGGTCGTGGTGTCGCCCTACCGGCCGGGCTGA
- the ptsP gene encoding phosphoenolpyruvate--protein phosphotransferase translates to MTAPPGGDPRAPRTDRVGLVVVSHSRPLAEAAVALALEMVHEDPPAVAVAAGTPDGGTGTDATAVLEAVEQVGGPAGVLVVMDLGSAVLSAELALELGGDLGFEVRLSAAPFVEGVVAAVVQAAGGATLEEVAADAALAGGAKAEHLGGTADHSPAPDATTDDEVAREVTVVNPHGLHARPAAALVQLVRRLDADVRLHDVTSGRGPVAARSLVGIQQLGAVRGHVVRVTASGPGAAAAVDQVVAAVEAGFGEGTEAATAPPAPAVGPAPSPTSAQERPGDVRGTPAAPGRGWGRAWYLEDTLPPLPDGPAGTPEHERERLESALAGAVDELRAPHGTGGRAPDDADDPYAAILATHLLLLEDDSLLAPARDDVDAGSAAEVAWQRAVDRVAADLEALDDEYLAARAADVRAVGRAVRRRLQGAGRGTTSRPGVLLARDVTPDDVRALDPAEVTAVVTAEGSPTSHATLLARAAGLPLVVAAGPAVLEVPTGTTVAVDGDDGSLLVSPAADLLGRWEAERAERTRTAEEARRRAEGPAVTGDGVHVEVAANAAGEHDARTAAAHGADGIGLLRTELLFGGRDSPPDEEEQVAAYLAVAAAVGVRRVVVRTLDVGGDKPVPYADQPVEANPFLGLRGLRLQLARPDLLATQLRAVVRAAAETPLGVMFPMVGTVEELSRAREALHDAARALGMSDLPTGLEVGVMVEVPALALRSRHLRGLVDFVSIGTNDLTQYALAAERGNPHVASLADGLDPAVLALVAATCEGVGPEVRVAVCGELAGDPAAVPVLVGLGVRELSVGPRSVPAVKDRVRELDAAAARDLARRCLEAPGPAEVRALSPAGRATPRPRPAGTP, encoded by the coding sequence GTGACGGCACCACCCGGGGGCGACCCGCGCGCGCCCCGCACGGACCGGGTCGGCCTCGTCGTCGTCTCGCACAGCCGACCGCTGGCGGAGGCCGCCGTGGCCCTCGCTCTCGAGATGGTCCACGAGGACCCGCCGGCCGTCGCGGTCGCCGCGGGGACACCGGACGGCGGCACCGGGACGGACGCCACCGCCGTACTCGAGGCCGTCGAGCAGGTTGGGGGTCCGGCCGGCGTCCTCGTCGTCATGGACCTCGGCAGCGCCGTGCTCAGTGCCGAGCTCGCCCTCGAGCTCGGTGGCGACCTCGGCTTCGAGGTGCGGTTGAGCGCCGCACCGTTCGTCGAGGGAGTCGTCGCCGCGGTCGTGCAGGCGGCGGGCGGGGCGACGCTGGAGGAGGTGGCGGCGGACGCCGCGCTCGCCGGCGGGGCGAAGGCCGAGCACCTCGGCGGCACGGCCGACCACTCGCCCGCCCCCGACGCGACGACCGACGACGAGGTCGCCCGCGAGGTCACCGTCGTCAACCCGCACGGTCTGCACGCCCGACCGGCGGCCGCGCTCGTGCAGCTCGTGCGCCGCCTCGACGCCGACGTCCGGCTCCACGACGTGACGTCCGGGCGGGGCCCGGTCGCCGCCCGCAGCCTCGTGGGGATCCAGCAGCTGGGCGCCGTCCGCGGGCACGTCGTCCGGGTCACCGCGTCCGGGCCCGGTGCCGCCGCGGCCGTCGACCAGGTCGTCGCCGCGGTCGAGGCGGGCTTCGGCGAGGGCACCGAGGCGGCGACCGCTCCCCCGGCGCCGGCGGTGGGGCCGGCACCGTCACCCACATCCGCGCAGGAGCGGCCGGGCGACGTGCGAGGGACGCCCGCCGCGCCCGGACGGGGCTGGGGCCGGGCCTGGTACCTGGAGGACACGCTGCCGCCACTGCCCGACGGGCCGGCCGGGACGCCGGAGCACGAGCGGGAGCGGCTCGAGAGCGCCCTCGCCGGTGCCGTGGACGAGCTGCGGGCACCTCACGGAACCGGCGGGCGGGCTCCGGACGACGCCGACGACCCCTACGCCGCGATCCTCGCCACCCACCTGCTCCTGCTCGAGGACGACAGCCTGCTCGCACCGGCCCGTGACGACGTCGACGCCGGCAGCGCGGCCGAGGTGGCGTGGCAGCGTGCCGTCGACCGCGTCGCCGCCGACCTCGAGGCGCTCGACGACGAGTACCTCGCCGCACGGGCGGCGGACGTGCGCGCGGTCGGTCGCGCGGTCCGCCGCCGTCTCCAGGGGGCCGGGCGCGGTACGACGAGCCGCCCCGGCGTCCTCCTCGCGCGCGACGTCACCCCGGACGACGTCCGGGCCCTCGATCCCGCCGAGGTGACGGCCGTCGTGACGGCGGAGGGCAGCCCGACCTCGCACGCGACGCTGCTCGCGCGCGCCGCCGGCCTGCCCCTCGTCGTCGCCGCAGGGCCCGCGGTGCTCGAGGTGCCGACAGGCACCACGGTCGCCGTCGACGGTGACGACGGCTCCCTCCTCGTGAGCCCGGCGGCCGACCTGCTCGGGCGGTGGGAGGCCGAGCGCGCCGAGCGCACCCGCACGGCCGAGGAGGCGCGCCGCCGCGCGGAGGGCCCGGCCGTGACCGGCGACGGCGTCCACGTCGAGGTCGCGGCGAACGCCGCCGGGGAGCACGACGCACGGACCGCGGCCGCCCACGGGGCCGACGGGATAGGCCTGCTGCGCACGGAGCTGCTCTTCGGCGGCCGCGACTCCCCACCGGACGAGGAGGAGCAGGTCGCCGCCTACCTCGCGGTCGCGGCGGCCGTCGGCGTACGGCGGGTCGTCGTGCGCACCCTCGACGTCGGGGGCGACAAGCCCGTGCCGTACGCCGACCAGCCCGTCGAGGCCAACCCCTTCCTCGGCCTTCGCGGCCTCCGGCTCCAGCTGGCGCGCCCCGACCTGCTCGCGACCCAGCTGCGGGCCGTCGTCCGGGCTGCGGCCGAGACGCCCCTCGGCGTCATGTTCCCGATGGTCGGCACGGTCGAGGAGCTCTCGCGGGCCCGCGAGGCGCTCCACGACGCCGCACGTGCCCTCGGGATGTCCGACCTCCCCACCGGCCTCGAGGTCGGGGTCATGGTGGAGGTGCCGGCGCTCGCGCTGCGGTCGCGGCACCTGCGCGGTCTCGTCGACTTCGTGTCGATCGGGACGAACGACCTCACGCAGTACGCGCTCGCCGCCGAGCGCGGCAACCCCCACGTCGCCTCCCTGGCCGACGGCCTCGACCCCGCCGTGCTCGCGCTCGTCGCCGCCACGTGCGAGGGGGTCGGCCCCGAGGTCCGCGTCGCGGTGTGCGGGGAGCTCGCGGGCGACCCGGCCGCCGTCCCCGTCCTCGTCGGGCTCGGCGTGCGCGAGCTGAGCGTCGGACCGCGCTCGGTCCCGGCCGTCAAGGACCGGGTGCGGGAGCTGGACGCCGCAGCGGCGCGGGACCTGGCCCGCCGCTGCCTCGAGGCGCCCGGCCCCGCGGAGGTCCGGGCCCTCAGCCCGGCCGGTAGGGCGACACCACGACCTCGACCCGCTGGAACTCCTTGA
- the dhaL gene encoding dihydroxyacetone kinase subunit DhaL yields the protein MADADQASLAALTDWLRRFAAAVARDERHLTDLDAKIGDADHGSNLRRGTAAVVEALDADPPGDVGAAFKQAGMTLVKTVGGASGPLYGTFMLRFGTTAGAVDALDATALGTALRAGYDGVVARGKAEPGDKTMVDVLEPCLTVFDEAVAGGAGAAAAARAAADAAPERRDATAPLLARKGRASYLGERSVGHVDPGSASTTLLLESLADALAGP from the coding sequence GTGGCGGACGCCGACCAGGCCTCCCTCGCCGCTCTCACCGACTGGCTGCGCCGCTTCGCCGCCGCGGTCGCCCGGGACGAGCGCCACCTCACCGACCTCGACGCCAAGATCGGCGACGCCGACCACGGCAGCAACCTCCGCCGCGGGACGGCGGCCGTCGTCGAGGCGCTCGACGCCGACCCGCCGGGCGACGTCGGCGCCGCGTTCAAGCAGGCCGGGATGACGCTCGTCAAGACGGTCGGCGGCGCGAGCGGCCCGCTGTACGGCACCTTCATGCTGCGCTTCGGCACGACGGCGGGGGCGGTGGACGCCCTCGACGCGACCGCCCTGGGTACCGCGCTCCGGGCGGGCTACGACGGCGTCGTGGCGCGCGGCAAGGCCGAGCCCGGGGACAAGACGATGGTCGACGTGCTCGAGCCGTGCCTCACGGTGTTCGACGAGGCGGTCGCCGGCGGTGCCGGGGCCGCGGCCGCGGCACGCGCCGCCGCGGACGCCGCGCCGGAGCGACGTGACGCGACCGCCCCCCTGCTCGCCCGCAAGGGCCGCGCGAGCTACCTCGGGGAGCGCTCGGTCGGCCACGTCGACCCGGGCTCGGCGTCGACGACGCTCCTGCTCGAGAGCCTGGCCGACGCCCTCGCCGGCCCGTGA
- the dhaK gene encoding dihydroxyacetone kinase subunit DhaK has translation MKKLINSPEQVVPDALRGMAAAHPDLRVDHENRVVLRASGAVEGKVGLVSGGGSGHEPMHGGFVGHGMLDAACAGEVFTSPTPDQMQAATLAVSGGAGVLHIVKNYTGDVMNFEMAAELAAAEGDVEVRSVVVDDDVAVQDSLYTAGRRGVGATVLLEKIVGAAAEERRDLAACEELAKKVNGNARSMGMALTSCVVPAAGVPTFELGDDEFELGIGIHGEPGRERRRLGPLREVAEQLVEPVLQDLPAADGAPVVAFVNSMGGTPLIELYGLYAEVAAICEKAGVSIARSLVGPYITSLEMAGASVTLLRADDDLLSLWDAPVSTPGLRWGM, from the coding sequence ATGAAGAAGCTCATCAACTCCCCCGAACAGGTCGTGCCCGACGCGCTGCGCGGCATGGCGGCGGCCCACCCCGATCTGCGGGTCGACCACGAGAACCGGGTGGTCCTGCGGGCCTCCGGGGCGGTCGAGGGCAAGGTCGGTCTCGTCTCGGGCGGCGGGTCCGGGCACGAGCCGATGCACGGCGGCTTCGTCGGGCACGGCATGCTCGACGCCGCCTGCGCCGGCGAGGTGTTCACCTCCCCCACACCCGACCAGATGCAGGCGGCGACGCTCGCCGTGTCCGGCGGCGCCGGCGTCCTCCACATCGTGAAGAACTACACCGGCGACGTCATGAACTTCGAGATGGCGGCCGAGCTCGCGGCGGCCGAGGGCGACGTCGAGGTCCGCTCCGTGGTCGTCGACGACGACGTCGCGGTGCAGGACAGCCTTTACACCGCGGGTCGCCGCGGCGTCGGGGCGACGGTGCTGCTGGAGAAGATCGTCGGCGCCGCGGCCGAGGAGCGCCGCGACCTCGCCGCGTGCGAGGAGCTCGCGAAGAAGGTCAACGGCAACGCCCGCAGCATGGGCATGGCCCTCACGAGCTGCGTCGTCCCCGCCGCCGGCGTCCCGACGTTCGAGCTCGGGGACGACGAGTTCGAGCTCGGCATCGGCATCCACGGCGAGCCCGGCCGCGAGCGTCGCCGGCTCGGCCCGCTCCGCGAGGTGGCCGAGCAGCTCGTCGAGCCCGTCCTGCAGGACCTGCCCGCGGCCGACGGCGCGCCCGTCGTCGCGTTCGTCAACAGCATGGGCGGCACGCCCCTCATCGAGCTGTACGGGCTCTACGCCGAGGTGGCCGCGATCTGCGAGAAGGCCGGGGTGTCGATCGCGCGGAGCCTCGTCGGCCCGTACATCACGTCGCTGGAGATGGCGGGTGCGTCGGTCACGCTCCTGCGGGCCGACGACGACCTGCTCTCCCTCTGGGACGCCCCGGTGAGCACCCCCGGCCTGCGGTGGGGGATGTGA
- a CDS encoding IclR family transcriptional regulator has protein sequence MIQSIDRAARVLMCLQGARHLGLSEIAAELGLAPSTVHGIVTSLAAHGLVAREPNGTRYMLGPALVKLSSVYLDTHEVRVRALRWADELARRAGLAVRLGVELFDEVMIIHHVPAPGGSQQMPETGMAVQAHACALGKVLLANDPEQAERVMAAGLRAMTGDTLVDPDALRAQLRAVAEAGVATEVDESVIGEAGLAAPVADRSGTVVAAVSVVVPSSRWPPPRETEEALRETARSLSRELGAPRWPPAPPVPPEAVDG, from the coding sequence GTGATCCAGTCCATCGATCGAGCGGCGCGGGTGCTGATGTGCCTGCAGGGCGCCCGGCACCTGGGCCTCAGCGAGATCGCCGCCGAGCTGGGTCTCGCACCGTCGACGGTCCACGGCATCGTCACCAGCCTCGCCGCCCACGGCCTGGTGGCGCGGGAGCCCAACGGGACCCGGTACATGCTCGGGCCGGCGCTCGTGAAGCTGTCGAGCGTCTACCTCGACACGCACGAGGTGCGGGTCCGGGCGCTGCGGTGGGCCGACGAGCTCGCGCGACGCGCCGGCCTCGCGGTGCGGCTCGGGGTCGAGCTCTTCGACGAGGTGATGATCATCCACCACGTGCCCGCGCCCGGGGGGTCCCAGCAGATGCCCGAGACCGGGATGGCGGTGCAGGCGCACGCGTGCGCGCTCGGCAAGGTGCTCCTGGCCAACGACCCCGAGCAGGCGGAGCGGGTGATGGCGGCGGGGCTGCGCGCGATGACGGGTGACACGCTCGTCGACCCGGACGCCCTGCGCGCCCAGCTGCGCGCCGTCGCGGAGGCGGGCGTCGCCACCGAGGTCGACGAGTCCGTCATCGGGGAGGCCGGGCTCGCGGCGCCGGTCGCGGACCGGTCGGGGACGGTCGTCGCCGCGGTGTCCGTCGTGGTGCCGAGCTCGCGGTGGCCACCACCCCGGGAGACCGAGGAGGCGCTTCGGGAGACCGCCCGGTCCCTGTCGCGTGAGCTCGGCGCCCCGCGCTGGCCACCCGCACCACCCGTCCCGCCGGAGGCCGTCGACGGCTAG